In the Streptomyces formicae genome, one interval contains:
- a CDS encoding S-(hydroxymethyl)mycothiol dehydrogenase, with product MPHEVRAVVALKRGAPVEVQTIVVPDPGPGEVLVSVQACGVCHTDLHYREGAINDDFPFLLGHEAAGTVDAVGADVVDLRPGDYVILAWRAPCGACRSCLRGRPWYCFDSRNARQPMTLTDGTPLSPALGIGAFAEKTLVAAGQAVKVDPAARPEAAGLIGCGVMAGYGAAVNTGGVGRGDTVAVIGCGGVGNAAIAGASLAGARRVIAVDIDDAKLDGATRFGATHTVNSRGTDPVEAVRELTGGFGVDVAIDAVGIPATYKQAFFMRDHAGVLVQVGVPDPEAVIDLPLIDLFSRGGALKSSWYGDCLPTRDFPILVDQYLTRRLDLGGFVSETISLDQVEEAFARMHRGEVLRSVVVL from the coding sequence GTGCCACACGAGGTCCGTGCCGTCGTGGCCCTGAAGAGGGGCGCACCCGTCGAGGTGCAGACGATCGTCGTGCCAGATCCCGGACCGGGAGAGGTACTGGTATCCGTGCAGGCCTGCGGGGTCTGCCACACGGATCTGCACTACCGGGAGGGCGCGATCAACGACGACTTCCCGTTCCTGCTCGGCCATGAGGCGGCGGGCACCGTCGACGCGGTCGGCGCGGACGTCGTCGACCTCCGCCCCGGTGACTACGTGATCCTCGCCTGGCGCGCGCCCTGCGGAGCCTGCCGTTCCTGTCTGCGCGGCCGCCCCTGGTACTGCTTCGACTCGCGCAACGCCCGGCAGCCCATGACGCTCACCGACGGCACTCCGCTCAGCCCGGCCCTCGGCATCGGAGCCTTCGCCGAGAAGACGCTGGTCGCCGCGGGACAGGCGGTGAAGGTCGACCCGGCCGCCAGGCCCGAGGCCGCGGGCCTGATCGGCTGCGGCGTGATGGCCGGGTACGGGGCCGCCGTGAACACCGGCGGGGTCGGCCGAGGCGACACCGTGGCCGTCATCGGCTGCGGTGGCGTCGGCAACGCGGCGATCGCCGGGGCCTCCCTGGCCGGAGCCCGCCGCGTCATCGCCGTCGACATCGACGACGCGAAGCTCGACGGGGCGACCCGGTTCGGCGCCACCCACACGGTCAACTCGCGCGGCACCGACCCGGTGGAGGCGGTCCGCGAGCTCACCGGCGGTTTCGGGGTCGACGTCGCCATCGACGCGGTCGGCATCCCCGCGACCTACAAACAGGCCTTCTTCATGCGCGACCACGCGGGCGTGCTCGTCCAGGTCGGCGTGCCGGACCCGGAGGCGGTGATCGACCTGCCGCTGATCGACCTGTTCTCGCGCGGCGGCGCCCTCAAGTCGTCCTGGTACGGGGACTGTCTGCCGACGCGGGACTTCCCGATCCTCGTCGACCAGTACCTCACCCGCCGTCTCGACCTCGGCGGATTCGTCTCCGAGACGATCTCCCTCGACCAGGTCGAGGAGGCGTTCGCCCGCATGCACCGGGGCGAGGTGCTGCGCTCGGTGGTGGTCCTGTGA
- a CDS encoding GcvT family protein: MSGAPHGPRVVVIGAGIVGCSLADELTVRGWTDVTVLEQGPLPAPGGSTSHAPGLVFRTGPSKTLTAFASYTVEKFASLQVDGLPCFNAVGGLEVATTPERWADLHRKAGFAASWGIDDAELIPPERCKELWPLIDESLLYGGLYTPKDGLARAVPACRAQMERARTRGARFLDRHTVTGIEREVGDGGRVTAVVTDRGTFPADHVVSAAGFWGPVIGRMAGVDVPLLPLAHQYVKTRALPELDGLNDPRTEASRPILRFQDRDLYFREHVDRIGIGSYAHRPLPVDPFTVPAYDDSVEMPSSYPFTEEDFAPSWEDCRHLLPALRGTEVEEGFNGVFSFTPDGMPVLGESRALRGFWLAEAVWVTHSAGVAKAVAEWMVDGRPSLDVHDCDLTRFEDAQRTPAYVAERGAQQFVEVYDVIHPTQPLESPRPLRVSPFHARQQELGAVFLEGGGWERPHWYEANAPLAEGIELPERDAWAARYWSPIAAAEARATRERVALYDMTPLRRLEVTGPGALAFLQRMTTNNLAKRPGAVTYTLLLDEAGGIRSDLTVARLAPDRFQVGANSRADLDWLLRHAPGDVHISDITPGTCCVGVWGPLARALVQPLTRDDFSHEAFGYFKARQTAIGHVPVTAMRLSYVGELGWELYTTADLGLRLWDTLWEAGREHGVIAAGRSAFNSLRLEKGYRAWGHDMTAEHDPYEAGVGFAVRMEKGDFVGRAALEARGAPTRRLTALLLDDPAAVVLGKEPVSVDGVPAGYVTSAAYGYTLGRCVAYAWLPVLDTGTCVHIEYFGEKVSATVAEEPLFDPKMTRIRR; this comes from the coding sequence GTGAGCGGCGCGCCGCACGGGCCGCGCGTGGTCGTCATCGGCGCGGGCATCGTCGGGTGCTCCCTCGCCGACGAGCTCACCGTGCGGGGCTGGACCGACGTGACCGTACTGGAGCAGGGGCCGCTGCCCGCGCCCGGCGGTTCCACCTCGCACGCGCCGGGTCTGGTGTTCCGCACGGGGCCTTCGAAGACGCTGACCGCGTTCGCGTCGTACACCGTCGAGAAGTTCGCCTCCCTCCAGGTGGACGGGCTCCCCTGCTTCAACGCCGTCGGCGGCCTGGAGGTCGCCACGACGCCCGAGCGCTGGGCCGATCTGCACCGCAAGGCGGGCTTCGCCGCGTCCTGGGGCATCGACGACGCCGAACTGATCCCGCCCGAGCGGTGCAAGGAGCTGTGGCCGCTGATCGACGAGTCCCTGCTGTACGGCGGTCTGTACACGCCGAAGGACGGACTGGCCCGCGCCGTGCCCGCCTGTCGCGCGCAGATGGAGCGGGCACGCACGCGGGGAGCACGATTTCTCGACCGACACACCGTGACGGGCATCGAGCGGGAGGTCGGTGACGGCGGCCGCGTCACCGCCGTCGTCACCGACCGAGGCACCTTCCCCGCCGATCACGTGGTCTCGGCTGCGGGCTTCTGGGGCCCGGTGATCGGCCGGATGGCCGGGGTCGACGTCCCCTTGCTGCCGCTCGCCCACCAGTACGTGAAAACGCGGGCGCTGCCCGAGCTGGACGGCCTCAACGACCCGCGGACGGAGGCTTCGAGGCCGATCCTGCGCTTCCAGGACCGGGACCTGTACTTCCGCGAGCACGTCGACCGCATCGGCATCGGCTCGTACGCCCACCGGCCGCTGCCCGTCGACCCGTTCACGGTCCCCGCGTACGACGACTCCGTGGAGATGCCGTCCTCGTACCCCTTCACCGAGGAGGACTTCGCGCCCAGTTGGGAGGACTGCCGCCACCTGCTCCCCGCGCTGCGGGGCACGGAGGTCGAGGAGGGCTTCAACGGCGTCTTCTCCTTCACGCCCGACGGCATGCCGGTGCTCGGTGAATCGCGTGCGCTGCGCGGTTTCTGGCTGGCCGAGGCCGTGTGGGTCACGCACTCCGCGGGCGTCGCCAAGGCGGTCGCCGAGTGGATGGTCGACGGGCGGCCCTCGCTCGACGTGCACGACTGCGACCTGACGCGGTTCGAGGACGCGCAGCGCACCCCGGCGTACGTCGCCGAGCGCGGCGCACAGCAGTTCGTCGAGGTGTACGACGTCATCCATCCGACGCAGCCCCTGGAGTCGCCCAGGCCGCTGCGGGTCAGCCCCTTCCACGCGCGGCAGCAGGAACTGGGTGCCGTCTTCCTGGAGGGCGGCGGCTGGGAGCGTCCGCACTGGTACGAGGCCAACGCCCCACTGGCCGAGGGCATCGAGCTGCCCGAACGTGATGCCTGGGCGGCCCGCTACTGGTCGCCGATCGCGGCGGCCGAGGCACGTGCCACGCGCGAGCGGGTCGCTCTGTACGACATGACCCCGCTGCGCCGCCTGGAGGTCACGGGCCCCGGGGCGCTCGCCTTCCTCCAGCGCATGACCACCAACAACCTCGCCAAGCGGCCGGGGGCGGTCACCTACACCCTCCTCCTCGACGAGGCGGGCGGCATCCGCTCCGACCTGACCGTGGCCCGGCTCGCGCCCGACCGCTTCCAGGTCGGCGCCAACTCCCGCGCCGACCTGGACTGGCTCCTTCGGCACGCGCCGGGCGACGTACACATCAGCGACATCACGCCCGGCACCTGCTGCGTCGGCGTCTGGGGGCCGCTCGCCCGCGCGCTCGTGCAGCCGCTCACCCGCGACGACTTCTCGCACGAGGCGTTCGGCTACTTCAAGGCCCGGCAGACCGCCATCGGGCACGTGCCGGTGACGGCGATGCGTCTCTCGTACGTCGGTGAACTGGGCTGGGAGCTGTACACCACCGCCGATCTGGGGCTGCGTCTCTGGGACACGCTGTGGGAGGCCGGGCGCGAGCACGGCGTGATCGCGGCGGGCCGCTCCGCGTTCAACAGCCTGCGTCTGGAGAAGGGGTACCGCGCCTGGGGCCACGACATGACGGCCGAACACGACCCCTACGAAGCGGGCGTCGGCTTCGCCGTCCGCATGGAGAAAGGCGATTTCGTGGGCCGTGCCGCGCTGGAGGCGCGCGGCGCGCCCACCCGGCGGCTCACCGCGCTGCTCCTCGACGACCCGGCCGCCGTCGTCCTGGGCAAAGAGCCCGTCTCCGTAGACGGCGTTCCGGCCGGATACGTCACCAGTGCCGCTTACGGCTACACCCTGGGGCGCTGTGTCGCGTACGCCTGGCTGCCCGTCCTGGACACCGGGACCTGCGTGCACATCGAGTACTTCGGGGAGAAGGTGTCCGCGACGGTCGCGGAGGAGCCGCTGTTCGACCCGAAGATGACCCGCATCCGCCGCTAG
- the solA gene encoding N-methyl-L-tryptophan oxidase, whose translation MSPTYDVIVIGLGGMGSAAAHHLSARGARVLGLERFGPVHHRGSSHGGSRITRQSYFEDPAYVPLLLRAYELYDRLERDTGREVATLCGGVMLGRPESRTVAGSQRSAEQWDLPHEMLDAKEVRRRFPTLTPREDEVALYEARAGLVRPENTVAAHLQLATQRGADLHFEEPMTRWEPYRDGVRVHTAEDTYTAGQLVICPGAWAPGLLTDIGVPFTIERQVMYWFEPTGGVRPFEAENHPIYIWEDADGVQVYGFPAIDGPGLGAKVAFFRKGTVCTPETIERTVHDHEVTAMADQVGRLIPALPGRFLKAATCMYSNSPDEHFVIARHPAHPGSVTVAAGFSGHGFKFVPVVGEIVADLALHGYTDHPIALFDPSRLAAAPAAAAPA comes from the coding sequence GTGTCACCCACGTACGACGTCATCGTCATCGGTCTCGGCGGCATGGGGAGCGCCGCCGCCCACCACCTGTCCGCGCGCGGCGCCCGCGTGCTCGGCCTGGAGAGGTTCGGCCCGGTCCACCACCGCGGGTCCAGCCACGGCGGTTCGCGCATCACCCGACAGTCCTACTTCGAGGACCCCGCGTACGTACCCCTGCTGCTGCGCGCCTACGAGCTCTACGACCGACTGGAGCGGGACACCGGGCGCGAGGTCGCCACCCTCTGCGGCGGCGTGATGCTGGGCCGCCCCGAGAGCCGCACCGTGGCCGGATCGCAGCGCTCCGCCGAACAGTGGGACCTGCCCCACGAGATGCTCGACGCCAAGGAGGTCCGCCGCCGCTTCCCCACGTTGACGCCGCGCGAGGACGAGGTGGCGCTGTACGAGGCGCGGGCGGGCCTGGTCCGCCCCGAGAACACCGTGGCCGCCCACCTGCAACTGGCCACCCAGCGGGGCGCCGACCTGCACTTCGAGGAGCCCATGACGCGGTGGGAGCCCTACCGCGACGGCGTGCGCGTGCACACCGCGGAAGACACCTACACCGCGGGCCAGTTGGTGATCTGCCCGGGCGCCTGGGCGCCGGGCCTGCTGACGGACATCGGCGTGCCGTTCACCATCGAGCGGCAGGTCATGTACTGGTTCGAACCGACCGGCGGCGTGCGCCCGTTCGAGGCGGAGAACCACCCGATCTACATCTGGGAGGACGCCGACGGCGTGCAGGTCTACGGCTTCCCTGCCATCGACGGGCCCGGCCTCGGCGCGAAGGTCGCGTTCTTCCGCAAAGGCACGGTCTGCACCCCCGAGACCATCGAACGCACGGTCCACGACCACGAGGTCACCGCGATGGCCGACCAGGTGGGCCGGTTGATCCCGGCGCTCCCCGGCCGCTTCCTCAAGGCCGCGACCTGCATGTACTCCAACAGCCCCGACGAGCACTTCGTCATCGCGCGGCATCCGGCCCACCCCGGCTCCGTCACCGTCGCGGCCGGGTTCTCGGGGCACGGCTTCAAGTTCGTGCCCGTGGTCGGCGAGATCGTCGCCGACCTCGCGCTGCACGGCTACACCGATCACCCCATCGCACTCTTCGACCCCAGCCGCCTCGCCGCCGCGCCCGCTGCCGCCGCCCCCGCTTGA
- a CDS encoding aromatic ring-hydroxylating oxygenase subunit alpha has product MTTTPAPSSLIATLPGRYYTDPEIFRQEQERVFEALWCCAVRAADLDRPGAFRTVTVGRESVLITRSRTGELRAFLNVCRHRGARLCTEESGQVRRALQCPYHAWTYGLDGRLIAAPNLVKMPDVDRAAYGLVNVALREWLGYAWVCLADEPPSFKETVIGAAAERLGDPASIERYGTEDLALGKRLTYDVRANWKLIVENFMECYHCATIHPELTDVLPEFADGFAAQYYVGHGAAFGDEVGGFTVDGSAGFGRLPAVSEDQDRRYYAVTVKPTVFVNLVPDHVILHRMFPLAEDRTVVECDWLYAPDVVASGADLSKSVELFHRVNAQDFAACERTQPAMASRAYRAGGVLVPTEHHIGLFHEWLTKRLATE; this is encoded by the coding sequence GTGACCACGACCCCGGCCCCTTCGAGTCTCATCGCGACTCTGCCAGGCCGTTACTACACCGACCCGGAGATCTTCCGGCAGGAGCAGGAGCGCGTCTTCGAAGCCCTGTGGTGCTGCGCGGTGCGCGCCGCCGACCTCGACAGGCCGGGCGCGTTCCGCACCGTCACCGTCGGCAGGGAGAGCGTCCTGATCACCCGCTCGCGCACCGGCGAGCTGCGCGCCTTCCTCAACGTCTGCCGGCACCGCGGCGCCCGCCTGTGCACGGAGGAGTCAGGACAGGTCAGGCGCGCCCTGCAATGCCCGTACCACGCCTGGACGTACGGCCTGGACGGCAGGCTGATCGCGGCGCCCAACCTGGTGAAGATGCCGGACGTGGACCGTGCCGCGTACGGCCTGGTGAACGTGGCCCTGCGCGAGTGGCTCGGCTACGCCTGGGTCTGCCTGGCCGACGAACCGCCCTCCTTCAAGGAGACCGTGATCGGAGCGGCGGCCGAACGGCTCGGCGATCCGGCGTCCATCGAGCGCTACGGCACCGAGGACCTCGCGCTCGGCAAGCGCCTCACCTACGACGTGCGCGCCAACTGGAAGCTGATCGTCGAGAACTTCATGGAGTGCTACCACTGCGCGACCATCCACCCCGAACTCACCGACGTCCTGCCGGAGTTCGCGGACGGCTTCGCCGCGCAGTACTACGTCGGGCACGGTGCCGCGTTCGGCGACGAGGTGGGCGGCTTCACCGTCGACGGCAGCGCGGGCTTCGGCAGGCTGCCCGCGGTCTCCGAGGACCAGGACCGCCGCTACTACGCGGTCACCGTCAAGCCGACCGTGTTCGTCAACCTCGTCCCCGACCACGTGATCCTGCACCGCATGTTCCCGCTGGCCGAGGACCGCACGGTCGTCGAGTGCGACTGGCTGTACGCACCCGACGTCGTCGCCTCGGGGGCCGACCTGTCGAAGTCGGTGGAGCTCTTCCACCGGGTCAACGCGCAGGACTTCGCGGCCTGCGAGCGCACCCAGCCCGCGATGGCGTCACGCGCCTACCGCGCGGGCGGGGTGCTGGTGCCCACCGAGCACCACATCGGTCTGTTCCACGAGTGGCTGACCAAGCGGCTCGCTACGGAGTGA
- a CDS encoding GntR family transcriptional regulator: protein MADPGMAEGVAAVGGLADDRALLGRTSTAERVSDILRTRIAEGFFPPGTRLSEDSIGGALGVSRNTLREAFRLLTHERLLEHQLNRGVFVRVLTVEDVEDIYRSRRLVECAVVRGLGAPPFALDGIAGAVADGKRAAAEKEWKGVSTANIHFHRELVALAGSARMDELMRTVFAELRLAFHVVDDPRGLHQPYLERNQRILDTLRTGDAAHAERLLADYLEDSLAGLLEVYRRRVGAGG from the coding sequence ATGGCTGATCCGGGCATGGCTGAGGGAGTGGCCGCAGTGGGCGGGCTGGCTGACGACCGTGCGCTCCTCGGGCGCACCAGCACCGCCGAGCGGGTCTCCGACATCCTCAGGACCCGTATCGCCGAGGGCTTCTTCCCGCCCGGCACCCGGCTCTCCGAGGACAGCATCGGCGGGGCGCTCGGCGTCTCGCGCAACACGCTGAGAGAGGCGTTCCGGCTGCTCACCCACGAGCGGCTCCTGGAGCACCAGCTCAATCGCGGCGTCTTCGTGCGGGTCCTCACCGTCGAGGACGTCGAGGACATCTACCGCTCCCGCCGCCTCGTGGAGTGCGCCGTTGTCCGGGGTCTCGGCGCGCCTCCGTTCGCCCTGGACGGGATCGCGGGCGCCGTCGCCGATGGCAAGCGGGCGGCGGCCGAGAAGGAGTGGAAGGGCGTCTCCACCGCCAACATCCACTTCCACCGGGAGCTCGTGGCGCTCGCCGGAAGCGCCCGCATGGACGAACTGATGCGCACCGTGTTCGCCGAACTGCGCCTGGCCTTCCACGTGGTGGACGACCCGCGCGGCCTCCACCAGCCCTACCTCGAACGCAACCAACGGATCCTGGACACCCTGCGCACGGGCGACGCCGCACACGCCGAGCGGCTGCTCGCCGACTATCTCGAGGACTCCCTCGCGGGCCTGCTCGAGGTGTATCGGCGGCGCGTCGGCGCGGGCGGCTGA
- a CDS encoding MFS transporter, which produces MSTTPPPQAAPADIRHDKGELPDDSGAFGWLRALGPRGRRAFGGAFGGYALDSYDYFTLPLSMVALAAYFGLDSGQTGLFTTVTLVVSAVGGAVAGVVADRIGRVKALMITVITYAVFTVACGFAPNYETLLVFRALQGLGFGGEWAVGAILVAEYATAKNRGRTLGAIQSAWAVGWGLAVVVYTLVFQFLDDDVAWRVMFWTGALPALLVIYVRRHVHDAPEASAERRKSAHKGSFTAIFRPGLLRTTLFAVLLSTGVQGGYYTLATWVPTYLKSDRGLTVVGTGGYLAFLISGAFLGYLTGGYLTDKLGRKRNIALFAFLSAACILVYTNIPDGANGLLLVLGFPLGFCMSAIFSGFGSFLSELYPAAVRGTGQGFTYNTGRAVGAVFPTMVGFLADSWGVGGALVFGAVGYGLAVIALFGLPETRGRELL; this is translated from the coding sequence ATGAGCACAACCCCACCGCCCCAGGCCGCCCCGGCCGACATACGCCACGACAAGGGCGAACTCCCCGACGACAGCGGGGCGTTCGGCTGGCTGCGCGCCCTCGGACCGCGCGGCCGACGCGCCTTCGGGGGCGCCTTCGGGGGCTACGCCCTCGACTCGTACGACTACTTCACGCTGCCCCTGAGCATGGTCGCGCTCGCCGCGTACTTCGGCCTGGACAGCGGGCAGACCGGCCTGTTCACCACGGTCACCCTGGTCGTCTCGGCGGTCGGCGGCGCCGTCGCGGGTGTCGTCGCCGACCGGATCGGCCGCGTCAAGGCGCTGATGATCACGGTCATCACCTACGCGGTCTTCACCGTCGCCTGCGGCTTCGCGCCCAACTACGAGACGCTGCTGGTCTTCCGCGCCCTCCAGGGGCTCGGTTTCGGCGGCGAGTGGGCGGTCGGCGCGATCCTCGTCGCGGAGTACGCCACCGCCAAGAACCGCGGCCGCACGCTCGGCGCGATCCAGAGCGCCTGGGCCGTCGGCTGGGGACTCGCGGTGGTCGTCTACACCCTGGTCTTCCAGTTCCTCGACGACGACGTCGCCTGGCGCGTGATGTTCTGGACCGGCGCGCTGCCCGCCCTCCTGGTGATCTACGTACGTCGCCATGTGCACGATGCCCCGGAGGCGTCGGCGGAGCGCCGGAAGAGCGCCCACAAGGGGTCGTTCACGGCCATCTTCCGGCCCGGACTGCTGCGCACGACGCTCTTCGCCGTGCTCCTGTCCACGGGCGTGCAGGGCGGCTATTACACGCTCGCCACCTGGGTGCCCACCTATCTGAAGTCGGATCGCGGCCTGACGGTCGTGGGCACCGGCGGCTATCTCGCCTTCCTGATCTCCGGCGCGTTCCTCGGCTATCTGACCGGCGGCTATCTCACCGACAAGCTCGGCCGCAAGCGCAACATCGCGCTCTTCGCGTTCCTCTCGGCGGCCTGCATCCTCGTGTACACGAACATCCCCGACGGGGCCAACGGCCTTCTCCTTGTGCTCGGTTTCCCGCTCGGCTTCTGCATGTCGGCGATCTTCAGCGGCTTCGGCTCCTTCCTGAGCGAGCTCTACCCGGCCGCGGTGCGCGGCACGGGCCAGGGCTTCACGTACAACACGGGCCGCGCGGTCGGTGCCGTCTTCCCCACCATGGTGGGCTTCCTGGCCGACAGCTGGGGCGTGGGCGGCGCGCTGGTCTTCGGAGCGGTCGGTTACGGCCTCGCCGTCATCGCCCTGTTCGGCCTGCCCGAGACGCGCGGGAGGGAGTTGCTGTGA
- a CDS encoding putative hydro-lyase, giving the protein MSQNLHLQEPPDAVRDPEEARAAFRSGVTSPTAGWAPGYTQANLIAVPADWAYEMLLFCQRNPKPCPVLDVTDAGSWRTPLAPGADLRTDLPRYRVWEHGELIAEPTDVVEHWRDDLVSFLIGCSFTFESALAASGVPLRHIEQGRNVSMYVTARPCRPAGRLRGPMVVSMRPVPPRHLAAAIEESSLMPSVHGGPVHCGDPAALGIEDLGRPDFGDPVDSEPDDIPVFWACGVTPQAAVMASRPPFALTHAPGRMFLTDARDEQYRVA; this is encoded by the coding sequence GTGAGCCAAAACCTCCACCTCCAGGAGCCCCCGGACGCCGTCCGGGATCCCGAAGAAGCCCGCGCGGCGTTCCGTTCGGGCGTGACGAGCCCCACCGCGGGGTGGGCCCCCGGCTACACGCAGGCCAACCTCATCGCCGTCCCCGCCGACTGGGCGTACGAGATGCTCCTGTTCTGCCAGCGCAATCCGAAGCCCTGCCCGGTGCTCGACGTCACGGACGCGGGCTCCTGGCGCACCCCGCTGGCGCCGGGCGCCGACCTCCGTACGGATCTGCCGCGCTACCGCGTGTGGGAGCACGGCGAGCTGATCGCCGAGCCCACGGACGTCGTGGAGCACTGGCGCGACGACCTGGTGTCGTTCCTGATCGGCTGCAGCTTCACCTTCGAGTCGGCACTCGCCGCCTCCGGAGTCCCGCTGCGCCACATCGAGCAGGGCCGCAACGTCTCCATGTACGTGACCGCGCGCCCCTGCCGTCCCGCGGGGCGGCTGCGCGGCCCCATGGTGGTGTCGATGCGCCCGGTACCGCCCCGGCACCTCGCCGCCGCCATCGAGGAGAGCTCCCTGATGCCGTCAGTGCACGGGGGCCCGGTGCACTGCGGCGACCCTGCCGCGCTCGGCATCGAGGACCTGGGCCGCCCCGACTTCGGCGACCCGGTGGACTCGGAACCGGACGACATCCCGGTGTTCTGGGCGTGCGGAGTGACGCCGCAGGCAGCGGTCATGGCCTCCCGCCCGCCCTTCGCCCTCACGCACGCGCCGGGCCGCATGTTCCTCACCGACGCCCGCGACGAGCAGTACCGGGTGGCCTGA
- a CDS encoding LamB/YcsF family protein has product MSTVPAAPTASIDLNADLGEGFGRWRLTDDEELLSVVTSANVACGFHAGDAVTMRRVCDRAAERGVRIGAQVSYRDLAGFGRRAMDVPPDELAAEVAYQIGALEVFARAAGTRVSYVKPHGALYNRVVSDEEQARAVVDGVLLADASLPVLGLPGSRLLERAEKAGLPPVTEAFADRAYTDEGTLVPRGSDGAVVTEADAVVERSVGMARSGVVTSHGGREIAVRARSLCLHGDTPGAVGLARRVRARLEAAGVRVAAFV; this is encoded by the coding sequence ATGAGCACAGTCCCCGCCGCACCCACGGCCTCGATCGACCTCAACGCCGACCTCGGCGAAGGCTTCGGACGCTGGCGCCTGACCGACGACGAGGAGCTGCTCTCCGTCGTCACCAGTGCCAACGTGGCCTGCGGATTCCACGCCGGGGACGCCGTCACCATGCGCCGCGTGTGCGACCGCGCCGCCGAACGCGGCGTGCGGATCGGCGCGCAGGTCTCCTACCGCGACCTGGCGGGCTTCGGGCGGCGCGCGATGGACGTGCCGCCCGACGAGCTCGCGGCCGAGGTGGCCTACCAGATCGGCGCCCTCGAGGTCTTCGCGCGCGCGGCGGGCACGCGCGTGTCGTACGTGAAGCCGCACGGCGCGCTCTACAACCGCGTCGTGTCCGACGAGGAGCAGGCCCGTGCGGTCGTCGACGGAGTGCTGCTCGCCGACGCCTCGCTGCCGGTCCTCGGACTGCCCGGCTCACGCCTCCTGGAGAGAGCGGAGAAGGCCGGACTCCCGCCCGTCACCGAGGCGTTCGCGGACCGCGCCTACACCGACGAGGGCACCTTGGTGCCGCGCGGCAGCGACGGTGCCGTCGTCACCGAGGCCGACGCCGTCGTCGAACGGTCCGTCGGCATGGCCAGGTCCGGTGTGGTGACCTCGCACGGCGGACGGGAGATCGCGGTGCGCGCGCGGTCGCTGTGCCTGCACGGCGACACCCCGGGGGCGGTCGGTTTGGCCCGCCGGGTCAGGGCACGCCTGGAGGCGGCGGGCGTGCGCGTGGCGGCCTTCGTATGA
- a CDS encoding 5-oxoprolinase subunit B family protein — MRALPVGDRALLVELADGAQAQALHAELLRRRATGALRVREIVPAARTVLLDGLDDPGSVRAQLPGWEIPPLPAHAGAALEIPVRYEGPDLAEVAAHWGVAESEVARIHSAAEYRVAFCGFAPGFGYLTGLPDGRSVPRRTTPRTSVPAGSVALAGTYTGVYPRASPGGWQLIGSTDAVLWDHARVPAALLAPGVRVRFVAVER; from the coding sequence ATGAGGGCCCTGCCGGTCGGCGACCGGGCCCTGCTCGTCGAACTGGCCGACGGCGCGCAGGCCCAGGCGCTCCACGCCGAACTGCTGCGCCGCCGTGCCACGGGCGCGCTGCGCGTACGGGAGATCGTCCCCGCCGCCCGCACGGTGCTCCTCGACGGCCTCGACGACCCCGGCAGCGTGCGGGCGCAGCTGCCCGGCTGGGAGATACCGCCGCTGCCCGCGCACGCGGGGGCGGCGCTGGAGATTCCCGTGCGCTACGAAGGACCCGATCTCGCCGAGGTGGCGGCGCACTGGGGCGTGGCGGAGAGCGAGGTCGCCCGGATCCACTCGGCGGCCGAATACCGCGTCGCCTTCTGCGGGTTCGCCCCCGGCTTCGGCTATCTCACCGGACTGCCGGACGGCCGTTCGGTGCCGCGCAGGACCACGCCCCGTACGTCCGTCCCTGCGGGCAGCGTCGCCCTGGCGGGGACGTACACGGGCGTCTACCCGCGTGCGTCGCCCGGCGGCTGGCAGTTGATCGGCTCGACGGACGCCGTCCTGTGGGACCACGCGCGCGTACCCGCGGCGCTCCTCGCGCCCGGTGTGCGCGTCCGCTTCGTGGCGGTCGAGCGATGA